One window of the Haemorhous mexicanus isolate bHaeMex1 chromosome 15, bHaeMex1.pri, whole genome shotgun sequence genome contains the following:
- the DELE1 gene encoding death ligand signal enhancer isoform X2: MWRLLLLGRGRCAPTPARPACAPGLGGGRGRSPERAAACQDGPERGGRRQPLPGLVRRYSVREAVTWGAVGALLLQLLRQIAGLRSLQDARTERRLPWRSSLSPEPAVVSEASTSSPGEQLGAQFLQKASPEAVAENSSSGIPSGQGERQPWAEAGEFQIPVSSRVGPVLHSAKGDPAQRGHLEEAAFQLQQIFRIDISIALNILGIESMRAGHCRVAFTCFKLAADRGYSKAQFNVGLCYEHGRGTEKDLEKAQAYLGVFYMRGLQPQEKRGLKYLLQAANSGDAQSRFHVGVCYEQGLGVQQDLAEALRHYRQSAAAGNRQARDRLQAWQQELQDVHTKHPFPSGLRASSSSPDFWTIEPVSAGLHSSQPGQCGLTLPHSWSTGTLHVMLLSSAGWSCAFRARTVPLELQGWEPQHCWQ, from the exons atgtggcggctgctgctgctgggccgGGGCCGCTGCGCGCCcacccccgcccgccccgcctgTGCCCCCGGGCtgggcggcggccgcggccgcaGCCCCGAGCG GGCAGCCGCGTGTCAGGATGGCCCGGAGCGAGGAGGACGGCGGCAGCCGCTGCCCGGCCTGGTGCGCCGCTACTCCGTGCGGGAGGCCGTCacctgg GGAGCTGTGGGcgcgctgctgctgcagctgctccggcAGATCGCGGGGCTCCGCTCGCTGCAGGACGCCCGGACAGAGCGAAGGCTTCCCTGGCGCTCCtcgctgtccccagagcccgCAG TGGTGTCTGAAGCCTCAACCAGCAGTCCTGGCGAGCAGCTGGGGGCCCAGTTCCTGCAGAAAGCAAGTCCAGAGGCTGTAGCAGAGAATTCATCCTCAGGCATCCCCTCGGGGCAAGGAgagaggcagccctgggcagaaGCAG ggGAATTCCAAATCCCTGTGAGCTCCAGGGTGGGGCCAGTTCTCCACAGTGCAAAG GGTGACCCAGCTCAGCGAGGGCATTTAGAGGAAGCCGCTTTCCAATTGCAGCAGATTTTCCGAATTGATATTTCCATTGCATTGAATATCCTTG GGATCGAGAGCATGAGGGCGGGGCACTGCCGGGTGGCCTTCACCTGCTTCAAGCTGGCAGCAGATCGGGGCTACAGCAAAGCCCAGTTCAACGTGGGGCTGTGCTACGAGCATGGCAGGGGCACAGAAAAGGACTTGGAGAAG GCACAGGCTTATCTTGGAGTGTTCTACatgagggggctgcagcctcaggagAAGAGAGGTCTGAAGTACCTGCTACAGGCAGCAAACAGTGGG GATGCCCAGAGCAGGTTCCACGTGGGCGTTTGCTACGAGCAGGGCCTGGGAGTGCAGCAGGACCTGGCGGAGGCGCTGAGGCACTACCGGCAGTCGGCAGCCGCGGGGAACAGGCAGGCCCGGGACAGACTGCAGgcatggcagcaggagctgcaag ATGTGCACACAAAGCATCCATTCCCTTCAGGATTAAgagcctcctcctccagccctgatTTCTGGACTATTGAGCCTGTGTCTGCAGgtctgcacagcagccagccaggacaGTGTGGCCTCACCTTGCCCCACTCCTGGAGCACAGGCACACTGCATGTgatgctgctcagcagtgcagggtgGAGCTGTGCCTTCAGAGCAAGGACAGTgccactggagctgcagggctgggagccccagcactgctggcagtaG
- the DELE1 gene encoding death ligand signal enhancer isoform X1, with the protein MWRLLLLGRGRCAPTPARPACAPGLGGGRGRSPERAAACQDGPERGGRRQPLPGLVRRYSVREAVTWGAVGALLLQLLRQIAGLRSLQDARTERRLPWRSSLSPEPAVVSEASTSSPGEQLGAQFLQKASPEAVAENSSSGIPSGQGERQPWAEAGEFQIPVSSRVGPVLHSAKGDPAQRGHLEEAAFQLQQIFRIDISIALNILGIESMRAGHCRVAFTCFKLAADRGYSKAQFNVGLCYEHGRGTEKDLEKAGFYFCQAASSHHPMAQYRYARYLLQHGPGSPWDRHHKAVALLEQAAGAGITEAQAYLGVFYMRGLQPQEKRGLKYLLQAANSGDAQSRFHVGVCYEQGLGVQQDLAEALRHYRQSAAAGNRQARDRLQAWQQELQDVHTKHPFPSGLRASSSSPDFWTIEPVSAGLHSSQPGQCGLTLPHSWSTGTLHVMLLSSAGWSCAFRARTVPLELQGWEPQHCWQ; encoded by the exons atgtggcggctgctgctgctgggccgGGGCCGCTGCGCGCCcacccccgcccgccccgcctgTGCCCCCGGGCtgggcggcggccgcggccgcaGCCCCGAGCG GGCAGCCGCGTGTCAGGATGGCCCGGAGCGAGGAGGACGGCGGCAGCCGCTGCCCGGCCTGGTGCGCCGCTACTCCGTGCGGGAGGCCGTCacctgg GGAGCTGTGGGcgcgctgctgctgcagctgctccggcAGATCGCGGGGCTCCGCTCGCTGCAGGACGCCCGGACAGAGCGAAGGCTTCCCTGGCGCTCCtcgctgtccccagagcccgCAG TGGTGTCTGAAGCCTCAACCAGCAGTCCTGGCGAGCAGCTGGGGGCCCAGTTCCTGCAGAAAGCAAGTCCAGAGGCTGTAGCAGAGAATTCATCCTCAGGCATCCCCTCGGGGCAAGGAgagaggcagccctgggcagaaGCAG ggGAATTCCAAATCCCTGTGAGCTCCAGGGTGGGGCCAGTTCTCCACAGTGCAAAG GGTGACCCAGCTCAGCGAGGGCATTTAGAGGAAGCCGCTTTCCAATTGCAGCAGATTTTCCGAATTGATATTTCCATTGCATTGAATATCCTTG GGATCGAGAGCATGAGGGCGGGGCACTGCCGGGTGGCCTTCACCTGCTTCAAGCTGGCAGCAGATCGGGGCTACAGCAAAGCCCAGTTCAACGTGGGGCTGTGCTACGAGCATGGCAGGGGCACAGAAAAGGACTTGGAGAAG gcaggtttttatttctgtcaggcagccagcagccatCACCCCATGGCCCAGTACCGCTATGCCAGGTACCTGCTCCAGCAcggccctggcagcccctgggacaGGCATCACAAGGCTGTGGCACTCCTGGAGcaagcagctggggctggcatcACAGAG GCACAGGCTTATCTTGGAGTGTTCTACatgagggggctgcagcctcaggagAAGAGAGGTCTGAAGTACCTGCTACAGGCAGCAAACAGTGGG GATGCCCAGAGCAGGTTCCACGTGGGCGTTTGCTACGAGCAGGGCCTGGGAGTGCAGCAGGACCTGGCGGAGGCGCTGAGGCACTACCGGCAGTCGGCAGCCGCGGGGAACAGGCAGGCCCGGGACAGACTGCAGgcatggcagcaggagctgcaag ATGTGCACACAAAGCATCCATTCCCTTCAGGATTAAgagcctcctcctccagccctgatTTCTGGACTATTGAGCCTGTGTCTGCAGgtctgcacagcagccagccaggacaGTGTGGCCTCACCTTGCCCCACTCCTGGAGCACAGGCACACTGCATGTgatgctgctcagcagtgcagggtgGAGCTGTGCCTTCAGAGCAAGGACAGTgccactggagctgcagggctgggagccccagcactgctggcagtaG